GTTTCAGTTCCTGTGCCCGACAAGGTCATGAAGGATATGAGGAACTGTGGAGCAGCAATCATTCATGTTGAAGATGAAGTGAGGCACAAGGATGCCGAAGGCGTTGAGCGCGTTGAGCTGAATCCAAATGTGCTCATCGAGATCGGAGTGGCCAGAGCACTCTACGATTATCGGTTCATCCTTCTGGTGAAATCAGGGATCGAGCTTCCCTCGAATCTGCAGGGCCTGTATCAAGTGCGCTACGTGGGTGATCGTCTGGATGGTGATGTCACTCTCAAACTCATGGAGGCCATACTAGACATTAAAAACCACCCTCTTCCAGTGGTTGATGGAGCCTCACAGGAGAATGGAACCGGGGAATAATTCATTTCGCGTGCTCTGGATTTTGATGGATATCGGTTGGGGCTTTGGAATCTTTAGCAGATGGAGGCCACGGTTTCACGTGGATGCAGATTGATGAGGCAACCTTCCTACCCAGTCTATGGCATCACTGCTGTCTGCTACGGTGATAGCAAGGACCACATAGTGGAAGTTAAGGCACATGCATCAGTTTCAAATGCACCAAATGGTCCAGATGGACTGGTGAGCGAAGTGTTGAGGTTGAACCGAGACGAGGTGGTCTTTTGGATCAAGATGGGCATCACCTTCTACACCTTCACCATGCAGGGGAATGTAGCGACTCGTGGCGCAAAAATAGAACTCGTCGAGATCGGAGAAGAGACTTTCCTGCGCACTACACCCAACAAGATCCGTGGAGATAATCTCGGAAATCTGCCGACGTATGCCTGTATGACGCAATCGTAGGGCGAGAAGAGAATCGGGCGCGGATGGGTCTACTCCTAAAACTCAGCGCCTGGGCCTAAGCCATCGGAACAAAGTCCTTTCAGGGGGGAGTGAGTCCGCCCCCCGGGCACGCTCTTCACGAAGTTGTCCAACTGTTGGACAAGTTTGGCGAGACCGTGCCCGGAGGGGTCCCTCCTGCTTTCGAGCTGAGGGCAGACCCCTGTAAGAACTTGGTTCCTACGGCTTAGACGAGCATATAGGGGCTTGCACGAGCCAAAGGAGCGCGGGAAGGATCCGTGCCATGTCCTCTCCTTCCTACGTCCACGGAACCAGCACCACCCCGCTGCTCGGGGAGACCATTGGCCACAACCTGCGCCGGACCGTCGAGCGGTATGGCGATCGCGAGGCGCTCGTCGTCGTCTCGCAGGGCTACCGCGCCACGTGGCGTCAGCTCTGGGACGAGACCACGAAGGTGGCCCTGGGTCTGCTGGCCTTCGGCGTGGAGAAGGGGGACCGGGTGGGCCTCTGGTCTCCCAACCGCTTCGAGTGGGTGGTGACGCAGTTCGCCGCGGCCCGCATCGGCGCCATCCTGGTGAACCTCAACCCCGCCTACAAGACGGCGGAGCTGGAGTACGCGCTCAACCAGTCCGGCACCAGCGTGCTGCTGCTCTCGCGCGGCTTCCGCCAGACGGACTACCGCAAGATGCTCGAGGAGGTGCGCCCGCGCTGCCCCCAGCTGCGCGTGTCCCTCGTCCTGGACGACGACTGGAAGCTGCTGCTGGACAACGGCACCCGCGTGAGCGAGCGCACGCTCACGGACCGCGAGGCCACGCTCCAGTTCGATGACCCCATCAACATCCAGTACACGTCCGGCACCACGGGCTTCCCCAAGGGCGCCACGCTCAGCCACCACAACGTCCTCAACAATGGCTTCTTCGTGGGCGAGGCGCTGAAGCTCGGGGCGGAGGACCGGGTCTGCATCCCCGTGCCCTTCTACCACTGCTTCGGCATGGTGATGGGCAACCTGGCCTGTGCCTCCCATGGCTCCACCATGGTGATTCCGGGCGAGGCCTTCGAGCCGCTCGCGGTGTTGCAGGCGGTGGGCGCCGAGCGCTGCACCGCGCTCTACGGCGTGCCCACCATGTTCATCGCCGAGCTGGACCACCCGCGCTTCGGCGAGTTCGACCTCTCCACGCTGCGCACCGGCATCATGGCCGGCTCGCCGTGCCCCATCGAGGTGATGAAGAACGTGCAGTCGCGCATGAACATGCGCGAGGTCACCATCTGCTACGGCATGACGGAGACCTCGCCCGTGTCCACGCAGAGCGGGTTGGAGGATCCGCTGGACAAGCGCGTGGGCACCGTGGGCCGCGTGCACCCGCATGTGGAGGTGAAGATCCTCGACGCGGCCACGGGCGCGGTGGTGCCCCGGGGCTCGCCCGGCGAGCTGTGCACGCGGGGCTACAGCGTGATGCTCGGCTACTGGAACAACCCCGAGGCCACCCGCACCTCCATCGACGCGGCCGGCTGGATGCACACCGGCGACCTCGCCACCATGGACGAGGACGGCTACGTGAAGATCGTCGGCCGCATCAAGGACATGATCATCCGCGGCGGCGAGAACGTGTACCCGCGGGAGATCGAGGAGTTCCTCCACACGCACCCCTCCGTCAGCGAGGCCCAGGTCATCGGCGTGCCCAGCGAGAAGTACGGTGAGGAGGTGATGGCCTGGGTGAAGCCCAAGCCCGGCGCCACCCTCACCCAGGAGGAGCTGGTCCGCTACTGCACCGGCCGCATCTCCACCTTCAAGATTCCCCGCTTCTGGAAGTTCGTGGACGAGTTCCCGATGACGGTGACTGGAAAAATCCAGAAATTCCGGATGCGAGAGGTGGCGGTGGCGGAGCTGGGGTTGCAGTCCGCGGCGGCGATCCGCACGGCCTGACCCCCGGAGGGCGGGTTTTGCGCTCTAATGGAGCACCCCGCCCCCCCGGAGCTCCCCCACCGTGTCCTCCCCCTCCGCCCCCGGATTGGAGCAGCTGCTCACCCTCGCCACGCCCATGGATACGTGCCGTGGCCTGTTCTTCAACGGGGTCTTCGAGGCGGTGCGCTCGCTCGGGGGTGAGGAGGCCCGGGTGCGGTGCTACGGGGCGGTCGGGGAGAAGAAGTACGTCGACTTCTTCAGCTACCCGGTGGCGGACTTCCTCAAGACCATCTTCAGCGCCGCGGAGGTGCTCGGCGGCCAGGGCGGGCGGTCCATGGTGCTGCGCCAGCTCGGGCGCCGGGCCACGGCGGACTTCCTCCACTCCACCGTGGGCAAGACGATGATGGCGCTGGCGGGGACGGATCCCCAGCGGCTGCTCGCGAGCTTCCCCAGTGCCTACCGCGCCTCGCTGAGCTACGGCGATCGCTCCGTGGAGCGGCTCGGGGAGAAGCAGGCGCGGCTGATGGCGCGCCGGGACTTCCTGCCGCTGGAGTACAACGAAGGCGTCCTCCACGCCGCGATGGAGCACTCCACGGCCCGGGATCTGGTGGTGCGGGGACGCCAGCTGGCACCGCTCGACGCCGACTACGACATCAGCTGGTCGTGAGCGGGTGAAGACGTGAGCAAGCACACTGACGGGAGCGCCTGGGAGAAGGGGCGCCCGTCCGGCTCCCCGCCCTGATACACCCGCGCCGCGCGACATAATCCCACCCCTCCACCCGTTGCGTGGAGAGGGGGGGCCGGGCCCGAGGGAGACGCGAGGACGACATGGGTGTGAAGCTGCTGCTGGCAGGCTGGTACGGAGGCGATGAGCTCTTCTCGGCACCCGAAGCGCCCTGGCCCTGGCTGCGGCGGGTGGAGCGTTGGGTCCGGGGGGCGGCGGAGGAGCTGCTGGAGAGCTCGCGCACGGTGGAGGGCCCCCGGGGTCCCATCCTGTTCCTGCGCCTGCACCCGGCCGCCGAGGAGGTGGCCATCGTCGCCGCCGGGCAGGGGCGGGTGGTGGTCCTGGCCAATACCTCCATGGTGGGGCCGGGCTATCACCGCTACCTCTGTGATCTGCTCCACGCCCTGGGGGACGCGCTCCATGTGGACTGGGCGGACCCGGCCCTCACCGTGGCGGGAGTGGGAGACCCCACGGGGTATTTCCACACGGGGGACCCGAGTGACATCGCTCCTCGCATGCTTGCCTGGCTGGGGGCCATGGCGGGCCGGGTGCTGGAGTTCCGGAGACAGGGCCACTCGGGGGCCACGCTCTCGCTGCGTGCCG
The sequence above is drawn from the Archangium gephyra genome and encodes:
- a CDS encoding AMP-binding protein codes for the protein MSSPSYVHGTSTTPLLGETIGHNLRRTVERYGDREALVVVSQGYRATWRQLWDETTKVALGLLAFGVEKGDRVGLWSPNRFEWVVTQFAAARIGAILVNLNPAYKTAELEYALNQSGTSVLLLSRGFRQTDYRKMLEEVRPRCPQLRVSLVLDDDWKLLLDNGTRVSERTLTDREATLQFDDPINIQYTSGTTGFPKGATLSHHNVLNNGFFVGEALKLGAEDRVCIPVPFYHCFGMVMGNLACASHGSTMVIPGEAFEPLAVLQAVGAERCTALYGVPTMFIAELDHPRFGEFDLSTLRTGIMAGSPCPIEVMKNVQSRMNMREVTICYGMTETSPVSTQSGLEDPLDKRVGTVGRVHPHVEVKILDAATGAVVPRGSPGELCTRGYSVMLGYWNNPEATRTSIDAAGWMHTGDLATMDEDGYVKIVGRIKDMIIRGGENVYPREIEEFLHTHPSVSEAQVIGVPSEKYGEEVMAWVKPKPGATLTQEELVRYCTGRISTFKIPRFWKFVDEFPMTVTGKIQKFRMREVAVAELGLQSAAAIRTA
- a CDS encoding DUF2378 family protein, encoding MSSPSAPGLEQLLTLATPMDTCRGLFFNGVFEAVRSLGGEEARVRCYGAVGEKKYVDFFSYPVADFLKTIFSAAEVLGGQGGRSMVLRQLGRRATADFLHSTVGKTMMALAGTDPQRLLASFPSAYRASLSYGDRSVERLGEKQARLMARRDFLPLEYNEGVLHAAMEHSTARDLVVRGRQLAPLDADYDISWS
- a CDS encoding DUF3892 domain-containing protein, with protein sequence MRQPSYPVYGITAVCYGDSKDHIVEVKAHASVSNAPNGPDGLVSEVLRLNRDEVVFWIKMGITFYTFTMQGNVATRGAKIELVEIGEETFLRTTPNKIRGDNLGNLPTYACMTQS